A genomic region of Caulobacter sp. NIBR2454 contains the following coding sequences:
- a CDS encoding methyltransferase domain-containing protein produces the protein MQETSKSIMRRSGDARFATRWLIGAGIDIGAGQDTIGNYGQLFPLMTSLRSWDLPDGDAMLMEGVADDSFDFVHSSHCLEHLVDPQVALAHWIRICKPGGHLVIMIPDEDMYEQGIFPSTFNDDHKWTFTTGKRESWSPRSINVMDLLSQFTHQVSVQKMEVLDACFLQGLVRFDQTVLVTGESAIEIVLRKRRPEEIARKGRYPDPQTA, from the coding sequence ATGCAGGAAACCAGCAAGTCGATCATGCGGCGCTCCGGCGACGCCCGGTTCGCCACGCGCTGGCTGATCGGCGCCGGCATCGACATCGGCGCTGGCCAGGACACCATCGGGAACTACGGCCAGCTGTTTCCCCTGATGACCAGCCTGCGCAGCTGGGACCTGCCGGACGGCGACGCCATGCTTATGGAGGGCGTGGCGGACGACAGCTTCGACTTCGTCCATTCCAGCCACTGCCTGGAGCACCTGGTCGATCCGCAGGTGGCTCTGGCCCACTGGATTCGCATCTGCAAGCCGGGCGGCCACCTCGTCATCATGATCCCCGACGAGGACATGTACGAGCAGGGGATCTTCCCCTCGACCTTCAACGACGATCACAAGTGGACCTTCACCACGGGCAAGCGCGAGAGCTGGAGCCCGCGATCCATCAACGTCATGGACCTGCTCAGCCAGTTCACCCATCAGGTCAGCGTGCAGAAGATGGAAGTGCTGGACGCCTGCTTCCTGCAGGGCTTGGTCCGCTTCGACCAGACGGTGCTGGTCACCGGCGAGAGCGCCATCGAGATCGTGCTGCGCAAGCGGCGGCCCGAAGAGATCGCACGCAAAGGTCGCTATCCCGATCCCCAGACCGCCTAG
- the proS gene encoding proline--tRNA ligase, whose translation MRLSRFFLPVLKEAPADAQIVSHQLMLRAGMIRQEAAGIYAWLPLGLRVLRKVEQIVREEMDRAGGVELLMPTLQLADLWRESGRYDAYGPEMLRITDRHERELLYGPTNEEMITEIFRAYVKSYKDLPKSLYHIQWKFRDERRPRFGVMRGREFLMKDAYSFDLDEATARAAYNRMFVAYLNIFSRMGLKAVPMRADTGPIGGDLSHEFIVLAETGESQVFCHKDLVEMGAPGPDVDFQGDLQPLVDQRIALYAATEEMHDEAAFNAVPEDKRLSARGIEVGHIFYFGEKYSKPMNAKVTGPDGLEHFVHMGSYGVGVSRLLGAIIEASHDEGGIIWPESVAPYDLAIINLRPGDEACDAACEKTYAAIHAAGKTALYDDTADRPGAKFATMDLIGIPWQMIVGPKSIADGMVEIKNRATGERSTAPLDAVIAGLTQKANA comes from the coding sequence ATGCGCCTCTCGCGCTTTTTCCTGCCGGTGCTGAAAGAAGCCCCGGCTGACGCCCAGATCGTCTCCCATCAGCTGATGCTCCGCGCGGGCATGATCCGCCAGGAAGCGGCCGGGATTTATGCCTGGCTGCCGCTGGGCCTGAGGGTGCTGCGCAAGGTCGAGCAGATCGTGCGTGAGGAAATGGATCGCGCTGGCGGCGTAGAACTTCTGATGCCGACCCTGCAGCTGGCGGACCTGTGGCGCGAGTCGGGCCGCTACGACGCCTACGGTCCGGAGATGCTGCGCATCACCGACCGTCACGAGCGTGAGTTGCTCTATGGGCCGACCAACGAAGAAATGATCACCGAGATCTTCCGCGCCTATGTGAAGAGCTACAAGGACCTGCCCAAGAGCCTCTACCACATCCAGTGGAAGTTCCGGGACGAGCGGCGCCCGCGCTTTGGCGTCATGCGCGGCCGCGAGTTCCTAATGAAGGACGCCTATTCGTTCGATCTCGACGAGGCGACTGCGCGGGCCGCTTACAACCGGATGTTCGTGGCCTACCTGAACATCTTCTCGCGCATGGGCTTGAAGGCGGTGCCGATGCGCGCCGACACCGGGCCGATCGGCGGGGACCTTTCTCACGAGTTCATCGTTCTGGCAGAGACCGGGGAGAGCCAGGTCTTCTGTCACAAGGACCTGGTTGAGATGGGCGCGCCCGGACCCGACGTCGATTTCCAAGGCGACCTGCAGCCGCTGGTCGATCAGCGCATCGCTCTCTACGCCGCTACTGAAGAGATGCACGACGAGGCGGCGTTCAACGCCGTGCCGGAGGACAAGCGCCTGTCGGCTCGTGGCATTGAGGTCGGCCACATCTTCTATTTCGGCGAGAAGTATTCCAAGCCGATGAACGCCAAGGTGACCGGGCCTGACGGTCTGGAGCACTTTGTTCACATGGGCTCGTACGGCGTCGGCGTCTCGCGCCTGCTGGGCGCGATCATCGAGGCCAGCCACGACGAGGGCGGCATCATCTGGCCGGAATCGGTGGCGCCTTATGATCTGGCGATCATCAACCTGCGTCCGGGCGACGAGGCCTGCGACGCGGCGTGTGAGAAGACCTATGCGGCCATCCATGCCGCCGGCAAAACCGCGCTTTATGACGACACCGCCGACCGTCCGGGCGCCAAGTTCGCCACCATGGATCTGATCGGCATCCCCTGGCAGATGATCGTCGGCCCCAAATCGATCGCCGATGGCATGGTCGAGATCAAGAACCGGGCTACGGGCGAGCGCTCCACCGCGCCGCTTGACGCGGTGATCGCCGGCCTGACCCAAAAGGCCAACGCATGA
- a CDS encoding ribonuclease H encodes MSVSLWTAGSVTGPPGYGGWSFVVVQDGVATGAAGGERRTTLRRMQLTGLIEALKSVPVGKKLIVHCDDVAIAQIALTRLAAKPVEAEEGDLWALIDVLLAPRREALEFRRMAIPGGSHGFVSAWADQARDKTKATGPFRTAIPRPNLLKFPGLPAA; translated from the coding sequence ATGAGCGTAAGTCTGTGGACCGCAGGCAGCGTCACCGGGCCGCCGGGCTATGGCGGCTGGAGCTTCGTCGTCGTGCAGGACGGCGTGGCGACGGGCGCGGCCGGCGGCGAGCGCCGCACGACCCTGCGCCGCATGCAGCTGACCGGCCTGATCGAAGCCCTGAAGTCGGTTCCGGTTGGCAAGAAGCTGATCGTCCACTGCGATGACGTGGCTATCGCGCAGATCGCCCTGACACGACTGGCCGCTAAGCCGGTCGAGGCGGAGGAGGGCGATCTGTGGGCGCTGATCGACGTGCTGCTCGCGCCCAGGCGTGAGGCCCTGGAATTTCGCCGCATGGCCATTCCGGGCGGCAGTCACGGTTTCGTCAGCGCCTGGGCTGATCAGGCGCGTGACAAGACCAAGGCGACCGGGCCGTTCCGCACGGCGATCCCGAGGCCAAACCTTCTGAAGTTCCCGGGGCTGCCCGCCGCCTAG
- a CDS encoding lipoprotein-releasing ABC transporter permease subunit: MKPEALAGSVAPPFSAWERSVAARYLRSKRKNGGVALISIISFIGIMLAVAVLIIVMSVMNGFRTELLGKMLGFNGHLFVSGQVLSDPVQTFAATQRIRRADDVIQAVPMVEAQAMAIGPAQITGAIVRGISPADLKATPIIAGNIKRGSLDNFGRGEFGGDTIMMGDRLAEGLGVQPGDVVKLVSPSGPATAFGTATQEKDYVVGGVFSVGMTQFDAAFIYMPMEQAQLFFGRDQSVDVIEVKVQNPDRARDMRPVVSRAAGPGAFVSDWTQKDKAYFDALQVERAAMRLILMMIVAIAALNIISGLVMLVKNKGKDIAILRTMGAGQGAILRIFFMAGASIGVLGTLAGLAAGVLFCTFIEPIQKVLEAVTGTKVFNAEIYFLSHIPARIEWSEVGIVTLFAMIVSFLVTLPPAWRAAHLDPVEALRYE; this comes from the coding sequence ATGAAGCCCGAGGCGCTCGCTGGCAGCGTCGCGCCTCCTTTCAGCGCGTGGGAGCGCTCTGTCGCCGCCCGTTACCTGCGTTCCAAGCGCAAGAACGGAGGCGTGGCGCTGATCTCGATCATCTCGTTCATCGGCATCATGCTGGCGGTAGCGGTGCTGATCATCGTCATGAGCGTGATGAACGGTTTCCGCACCGAGCTGCTCGGCAAGATGCTGGGCTTCAACGGCCACCTGTTCGTGTCCGGTCAGGTGCTCAGCGACCCGGTGCAGACCTTCGCCGCAACCCAGCGCATCCGACGCGCGGACGACGTGATTCAGGCTGTACCCATGGTCGAGGCCCAGGCCATGGCCATTGGCCCTGCACAGATCACCGGCGCCATCGTGCGCGGCATCTCGCCGGCTGACCTCAAGGCGACGCCGATCATCGCTGGCAACATCAAGCGCGGCTCGCTCGACAATTTTGGTCGAGGCGAGTTCGGCGGCGACACGATCATGATGGGCGACCGCCTGGCCGAGGGGCTGGGCGTGCAGCCAGGCGACGTGGTCAAGCTTGTCTCCCCATCAGGGCCAGCCACCGCCTTTGGCACGGCGACCCAGGAAAAGGACTATGTGGTCGGCGGGGTGTTCTCGGTCGGCATGACCCAGTTCGACGCCGCCTTCATCTACATGCCGATGGAGCAGGCGCAGCTTTTCTTCGGCCGTGACCAGTCGGTCGATGTGATCGAGGTGAAGGTCCAGAATCCCGACCGGGCCCGTGACATGCGCCCCGTGGTCAGCCGCGCGGCCGGTCCGGGCGCGTTCGTCTCGGATTGGACCCAGAAGGATAAGGCCTACTTCGATGCTCTCCAGGTAGAGCGCGCGGCCATGCGTCTGATCCTGATGATGATCGTGGCCATTGCGGCGCTGAACATCATTTCGGGTCTGGTCATGCTGGTGAAGAACAAGGGCAAGGACATCGCCATCCTGCGCACCATGGGGGCGGGGCAGGGGGCTATCCTGCGCATCTTCTTCATGGCGGGCGCTTCGATCGGGGTGCTTGGCACGCTGGCCGGTCTCGCCGCCGGGGTGCTGTTCTGCACGTTCATCGAGCCGATTCAGAAAGTGCTGGAAGCCGTGACGGGCACCAAGGTGTTCAACGCCGAGATCTACTTCCTCAGCCACATCCCGGCGCGGATCGAATGGAGCGAGGTCGGTATCGTGACCCTGTTCGCAATGATCGTATCGTTCCTGGTCACCCTGCCGCCGGCGTGGCGGGCCGCCCATCTCGATCCGGTGGAGGCGCTGCGTTATGAGTGA
- a CDS encoding ABC transporter ATP-binding protein: MSEPILHLKGVERVYVTEAGKLPVLKGVDVDVNAGEIVGLIGPSGSGKSSLLHAAGLLEHPDAGEVVVAGRDCSNMNERQRTRVRLSTIGFVYQFHHLLPEFTALENVAMPLLIAGKSKREAEDRAMELLSQLGLGPRVKHQPAQLSGGEQQRVAIARALANRPRLLLADEPTGNLDPTTSASVFQSLYDLARNEGVACLIATHNMELARFMDRVFALKDGHLEARRDL, from the coding sequence ATGAGTGAGCCGATCCTCCATCTGAAGGGCGTCGAGCGCGTCTATGTCACCGAGGCTGGCAAGCTGCCGGTGCTCAAAGGCGTGGATGTGGACGTCAATGCCGGCGAGATCGTCGGCCTGATCGGTCCTTCGGGTTCGGGCAAGTCGTCGCTGCTGCACGCCGCCGGCCTGCTGGAGCATCCCGACGCCGGCGAGGTGGTCGTGGCCGGCCGCGACTGCTCGAACATGAACGAGCGCCAGCGCACGCGCGTCCGCCTATCGACCATCGGCTTTGTCTATCAGTTCCACCATCTGCTGCCAGAGTTCACCGCGCTCGAGAACGTGGCCATGCCGCTGCTGATCGCTGGCAAATCCAAGCGTGAGGCGGAGGACCGGGCCATGGAGCTGCTCAGCCAGCTTGGCCTTGGGCCCCGCGTGAAGCACCAGCCAGCCCAGCTGTCGGGTGGCGAGCAACAGCGCGTCGCCATCGCCCGGGCCTTGGCCAATCGCCCGCGCCTTCTGCTGGCGGACGAGCCGACGGGGAATCTGGACCCGACGACCTCCGCCTCGGTGTTCCAGTCGCTCTACGATCTGGCGCGCAACGAGGGCGTGGCCTGCCTGATCGCCACCCACAACATGGAGCTGGCGCGGTTCATGGACCGGGTGTTCGCCCTCAAGGACGGCCACCTGGAAGCGCGCCGCGACCTCTGA
- the sidA gene encoding cell division inhibitor SidA, whose amino-acid sequence MALRLARESLALASVAGFVWMMCSMAFLVA is encoded by the coding sequence ATGGCACTTCGTCTCGCTCGTGAATCGCTGGCCCTTGCATCTGTCGCCGGCTTCGTCTGGATGATGTGTTCTATGGCGTTTCTGGTGGCCTGA